Proteins encoded together in one Halothermothrix orenii H 168 window:
- the pflB gene encoding formate C-acetyltransferase: MAYNFKAGRWQKEIDVRDFIQQNYTPYTGDSSFLEGPTDRTRQLWEECQKLLWQEIEEGGVLDIDVDTVSDINAYEAGYINRDLEKIVGLQTDKPLKRTLNVYGGIRMARQAAEAYGYKVNEQIEKVFNNYRKTHNDGVYDVYTPELREIRRSGVITGLPDAYGRGRIIGDYRRVALYGIDRLIEEKEKDLAHLPTRMTEENVRLREELSEQIKALKKLKGLGRTYGLELSRPARTAHEAIQWTYMGYLAAIQENNGAAMSLGRVCEFFDIYIEHDLRKGKLTEEEAQELIDDFVIKLRLARQLRTPEYNKLFSGDPMWITVVIGGTGIDGRPLVTKTSFRILNTLYNLGPAPEPNLTVLWSRRLPDGFKEFCCRVSRDTSSIQYENDELMREYYGDDYAIACCVSALRTGKEMQFFGARCNLPKTLLYALNGGRDELSGVQVGPEFAPYTGDILEYDLVMERFDTFLDWLVEKYVDALNIIHYMHDKYAYERVQMALMDTEVDRVMGFGIAGLSIVADSLSAIKYAKVRPVRNSDGLITSFDVEGDHPRYGNDDDRVDSLAVEVVRRFLTKLKQHKLYRNARHTLSILTITSNVVYGTKTGATPDGREAGQPFAPGANPMHGRDESGALASLNTVAKLPYEYCQDGISNTFTIVPGALGVNEEQRINNLVAILDGYFTKGGHHLNVNVLNRETLLDAVNHPEKYPQLTIRVSGYAVNFIKLTPEQQQEVIARTFHESL, from the coding sequence ATGGCCTATAACTTTAAAGCAGGAAGATGGCAAAAAGAGATTGATGTCCGGGATTTTATTCAGCAAAATTATACTCCATATACAGGGGATAGTTCTTTTTTAGAGGGTCCAACCGACCGGACAAGACAACTCTGGGAAGAGTGTCAAAAACTATTATGGCAGGAGATTGAAGAGGGAGGGGTGCTGGATATCGATGTCGATACTGTATCCGATATTAACGCCTATGAGGCCGGGTATATTAACCGTGACCTGGAGAAGATTGTCGGCCTGCAGACCGATAAACCCCTGAAACGGACCCTCAATGTCTATGGTGGTATAAGGATGGCCCGGCAGGCGGCAGAGGCCTACGGGTATAAGGTTAATGAGCAGATCGAAAAAGTATTTAACAACTACAGGAAAACCCATAATGATGGGGTTTATGATGTCTATACCCCCGAATTACGGGAGATAAGGCGTTCCGGGGTAATTACTGGCCTGCCCGATGCCTATGGCCGGGGACGGATTATCGGGGATTACCGACGGGTGGCCCTTTACGGTATTGACAGGTTAATCGAGGAGAAAGAAAAGGACCTGGCCCATCTTCCCACCAGGATGACCGAAGAAAATGTCAGGCTGCGGGAGGAGTTAAGTGAACAGATCAAGGCCCTGAAAAAACTTAAAGGCCTGGGTAGAACATACGGCCTGGAACTTTCACGGCCGGCCCGGACTGCTCACGAGGCCATCCAGTGGACCTATATGGGATACCTGGCTGCCATTCAGGAAAACAACGGGGCTGCTATGTCCCTTGGCCGGGTATGCGAGTTTTTTGATATCTATATTGAACATGACCTCAGGAAAGGGAAGTTAACAGAGGAAGAGGCCCAGGAATTAATCGATGATTTTGTCATCAAGCTCAGGCTGGCCCGGCAGCTACGGACTCCTGAATACAATAAACTCTTCAGTGGGGATCCCATGTGGATTACGGTTGTCATCGGTGGTACTGGTATAGACGGACGCCCCCTGGTAACAAAGACCAGCTTCAGGATTTTAAATACCCTGTATAACCTCGGACCGGCTCCGGAACCCAACCTCACCGTTCTCTGGTCCCGGAGATTACCGGATGGGTTTAAGGAGTTCTGTTGCCGGGTATCACGGGATACCAGTTCTATTCAGTATGAAAATGATGAATTGATGAGGGAATATTACGGGGATGATTATGCCATTGCCTGCTGTGTATCAGCCCTCAGGACCGGGAAAGAGATGCAGTTCTTCGGGGCCAGGTGTAACCTGCCCAAGACCCTCCTGTATGCCCTCAATGGTGGCCGGGATGAATTAAGTGGGGTCCAGGTGGGGCCCGAATTTGCCCCATACACCGGAGATATACTTGAGTATGACCTGGTCATGGAGAGGTTTGATACCTTCCTCGACTGGCTGGTGGAAAAATATGTTGATGCCCTCAATATTATCCACTATATGCATGACAAATATGCCTATGAACGGGTTCAGATGGCCTTAATGGATACCGAAGTCGACCGGGTAATGGGCTTCGGTATTGCCGGCCTCTCCATTGTGGCAGACTCTTTAAGTGCCATTAAATATGCTAAAGTAAGGCCGGTCCGGAACAGTGACGGCCTTATAACTTCATTCGATGTTGAAGGTGATCACCCCAGATACGGTAATGATGATGACCGGGTTGACAGCCTGGCAGTTGAGGTCGTAAGGCGGTTTTTAACAAAGCTTAAGCAGCATAAACTCTACCGTAATGCCCGTCACACCCTGTCAATTTTAACCATAACTTCAAATGTTGTCTATGGCACGAAGACCGGGGCCACCCCGGACGGCCGGGAGGCAGGACAGCCCTTTGCCCCGGGGGCCAATCCCATGCACGGTCGTGACGAATCAGGGGCCCTTGCCTCACTGAATACGGTTGCAAAACTACCATACGAGTACTGCCAGGACGGTATTTCCAATACCTTTACCATCGTCCCCGGAGCCCTGGGTGTTAATGAAGAGCAGCGGATCAATAATCTGGTAGCTATTCTCGATGGTTACTTTACCAAAGGTGGTCACCACCTTAATGTTAATGTTCTCAACAGGGAAACCCTCCTGGATGCGGTCAACCACCCCGAGAAATACCCCCAGTTAACCATCAGGGTTTCGGGGTATGCTGTAAACTTCATTAAACTAACACCGGAGCAGCAGCAGGAAGTAATAGCCCGGACCTTTCATGAGAGTCTTTAA
- the pflA gene encoding pyruvate formate-lyase-activating protein: protein MSTGLIHSVESMGVHDGPGIRYVVFTQGCPLRCQYCHNPDTWMRKAGKRVEAGELLLRVLKCKPYMDSSGGGVTISGGEPTLQPGFVRELLKACKEQGIHTALDTSGYVTPEVFSSILPYIDLVLLDIKHIKEEKHRDLTGVSNERTLELISLLEKEKQPYWIRHVIVPGITDNRDDLNQLASYLSNLNGLERVELLPYHRLGVYKWQELGYEYRLEGIEPPSRGQMQEIKGLFIKKGVSASIAVHG, encoded by the coding sequence ATGTCCACAGGTTTAATTCATTCAGTTGAAAGCATGGGCGTCCATGACGGGCCCGGTATTCGTTATGTTGTCTTTACCCAGGGATGTCCCCTGCGCTGTCAGTACTGCCATAATCCCGATACCTGGATGCGTAAAGCAGGAAAGAGGGTAGAGGCTGGTGAGCTTTTATTACGGGTTTTAAAATGTAAACCCTATATGGATAGCTCCGGGGGTGGGGTCACTATTTCAGGTGGGGAACCGACCCTTCAACCCGGGTTTGTCCGGGAATTATTAAAGGCCTGCAAAGAGCAGGGGATTCATACTGCCCTTGATACATCAGGCTATGTTACCCCTGAAGTATTTTCTTCAATTTTGCCGTATATTGACCTTGTTCTGCTGGATATAAAACATATAAAAGAAGAAAAACACCGGGACTTGACCGGTGTCAGCAATGAAAGAACCCTTGAACTGATAAGCCTTTTGGAAAAAGAAAAACAGCCCTACTGGATCAGGCATGTTATTGTTCCCGGTATAACCGATAACCGGGATGACTTAAACCAGCTGGCTTCATATCTGTCTAATCTGAATGGACTTGAAAGAGTTGAGCTTTTGCCCTATCACAGGCTGGGAGTTTATAAGTGGCAGGAGCTTGGTTATGAATATAGGCTTGAAGGGATTGAGCCCCCTTCCCGGGGACAGATGCAAGAAATAAAGGGGTTATTTATAAAAAAGGGAGTATCTGCATCTATCGCCGTTCATGGATAA